The Inediibacterium massiliense genome has a segment encoding these proteins:
- a CDS encoding glutaredoxin family protein: MDKNVVVFSSNTCVYCHEAKKYLDSIGVQYTEKNVSTDMAARKELMKKGFMGVPVIMVEDEAIQGFDKDRIDELLK, translated from the coding sequence ATGGATAAAAATGTAGTAGTTTTTTCAAGCAATACTTGCGTGTATTGTCATGAGGCAAAAAAATATTTAGATTCTATAGGAGTACAATATACAGAAAAAAATGTATCTACAGATATGGCAGCTAGAAAAGAATTGATGAAAAAAGGATTTATGGGTGTACCAGTTATTATGGTGGAAGATGAAGCCATCCAAGGATTTGATAAAGACAGAATAGATGAATTATTAAAATAA
- a CDS encoding acyl-CoA dehydratase activase-related protein, translating into MKIGIPRGLLYDYYQYLWKVFFENLGAEVVVSQKTNKKIVDDGVAVTVDEACLPVKVYHGHVMDLRDKVDFIFVPKIMSIHEKEYICPKFCGLPEMIHTSISNLPMMIAPTIDWTKTKKHILKTVYEIGEYVTPDKRKIRFAFKEALKSHEIYKNKIKQGFFPMDLDKKYDEENHEDQQKILLIGHPYNIYDEYLSMNIVEKLRKNHIHVITQDHFSKDQINPKMDELQKKMFWSFGRKILGAALYGMEQEDIQGIIYLSSFGCGIDSVIADISERRTRRNSQKPFILLTMDEHTGEAGIDTRIEAFVDMIKWRGENENYISAHGQYLSAR; encoded by the coding sequence ATGAAAATTGGAATACCTAGAGGACTTTTATATGATTATTATCAGTATCTTTGGAAAGTTTTCTTTGAAAATTTAGGAGCTGAAGTAGTAGTATCTCAAAAAACAAATAAAAAAATAGTAGATGATGGGGTAGCCGTTACAGTAGATGAAGCATGCCTTCCTGTTAAGGTATATCATGGTCATGTGATGGATTTAAGGGATAAAGTAGATTTTATTTTTGTGCCTAAAATAATGAGTATTCATGAAAAAGAATATATCTGTCCCAAATTTTGTGGACTTCCAGAAATGATCCATACTTCTATTTCAAATTTGCCTATGATGATTGCTCCTACTATTGATTGGACAAAAACTAAAAAGCATATTCTTAAAACTGTATATGAAATAGGAGAATATGTAACACCTGACAAAAGAAAAATTAGATTTGCATTTAAAGAAGCTTTAAAATCTCATGAAATTTATAAAAACAAAATTAAACAAGGATTTTTTCCTATGGATTTAGATAAAAAATATGATGAAGAAAATCATGAAGATCAACAAAAAATTCTTCTTATTGGACATCCATATAATATTTATGATGAATATTTAAGTATGAATATTGTTGAGAAATTAAGAAAGAATCATATACATGTCATCACTCAAGATCATTTTTCAAAAGATCAAATCAATCCAAAAATGGATGAGTTACAAAAGAAAATGTTTTGGAGCTTTGGAAGAAAAATTTTAGGAGCAGCATTATATGGAATGGAGCAAGAGGATATTCAAGGGATTATATATCTTTCAAGCTTTGGATGTGGAATTGATTCAGTGATTGCAGATATTTCAGAAAGAAGAACAAGAAGAAATTCACAAAAGCCTTTTATACTTCTCACTATGGATGAGCATACAGGAGAGGCTGGAATAGATACAAGAATAGAAGCTTTTGTAGATATGATCAAATGGAGGGGAGAAAATGAAAATTACATTTCCGCACATGGGCAATACTTATCTGCCCGTTAA
- a CDS encoding CoA protein activase: MKITFPHMGNTYLPVKAMFEDLGVDVIPPPINSKKTLEIGTKYAPEQICLPMKINLGNYIQSIEKGADTIVVTGSCGPCRYGYFMEVEREILKDLGYEVEIISLEAPDGDIKEFYNRVSKMLGTKNIFKMAKTFKNAFAVLKKIDEIEGKILRYRPYEKNKGEIDKIYNHLIYQLRKSTGSKEMLQYIKEAEKSFMHVSLEKKEDVLKVGIIGEIYTIIEDFANIDIGKKLNDLGVEVYKSHNTSSWVLEHLFYESIGSSREKDIRTAAAPYIKTMVGGHGRETIGNAILYAKEGYDGLIQIMPFTCMPEIVAMSILPKIQQDYHIPILTLIIDEMTGEAGYITRLEAYIDLLRNRRDKFKNEKMLSWS; the protein is encoded by the coding sequence ATGAAAATTACATTTCCGCACATGGGCAATACTTATCTGCCCGTTAAAGCTATGTTTGAGGATTTGGGAGTAGATGTGATTCCTCCTCCCATAAATAGTAAAAAGACATTAGAGATTGGAACAAAATATGCACCTGAACAAATATGCTTGCCTATGAAAATCAACTTAGGAAATTATATACAGAGCATAGAAAAAGGAGCAGATACTATTGTGGTTACAGGTAGTTGCGGCCCTTGTAGATATGGATATTTTATGGAAGTTGAAAGAGAGATCTTAAAAGATTTAGGTTATGAAGTAGAAATTATAAGCCTTGAGGCACCAGATGGTGATATAAAAGAATTTTATAACAGAGTGAGTAAAATGTTAGGAACAAAAAATATATTTAAGATGGCAAAAACTTTTAAAAATGCTTTTGCTGTTTTGAAAAAAATAGATGAAATAGAAGGAAAAATATTAAGATATAGACCTTATGAAAAGAATAAAGGAGAAATAGATAAAATTTATAATCATTTGATTTATCAATTAAGAAAAAGTACAGGATCCAAAGAAATGCTTCAATATATTAAAGAAGCAGAAAAAAGTTTTATGCATGTATCTTTGGAAAAAAAAGAAGATGTACTCAAGGTTGGGATTATTGGAGAAATTTATACGATTATTGAAGATTTTGCAAATATAGATATAGGTAAAAAGTTAAATGATTTAGGCGTAGAAGTATATAAGTCTCACAATACTTCTAGTTGGGTATTGGAACATTTATTTTATGAAAGTATAGGAAGTAGTAGAGAAAAAGATATACGAACAGCGGCAGCACCATATATAAAGACTATGGTAGGAGGCCATGGAAGAGAAACTATTGGAAATGCAATTTTATATGCAAAAGAAGGATATGATGGATTAATACAAATTATGCCTTTTACTTGTATGCCTGAAATTGTTGCTATGAGTATACTCCCTAAGATTCAACAGGATTATCATATTCCCATCTTAACACTTATTATTGATGAAATGACAGGAGAGGCAGGATATATTACAAGGCTTGAAGCCTACATTGATTTATTAAGAAATAGGAGGGACAAATTTAAAAATGAAAAAATGTTATCTTGGAGTTGA
- a CDS encoding acyl-CoA dehydratase activase: protein MKKCYLGVDIGSVSTNVIVMDEDENIVDTLYIRTQGRPIDTIQKGLYTIKERIGNDIKIEGIGTTGSGRQLGGIMVGADVIKNEITAHGVAALHFVPDVQTILEIGGQDSKIILLRNGILYDFAMNTVCAAGTGSFLDRQAERMGIPIEEFGDLALKSEATVRIAGRCAVFAESDMIHKQQMGHNQEDIINGLCEALVRNYLNNLGKGKEIQAPIIFQGGVAANVGIKKAFEKILGQEVIVPPYASVMGAIGVALLAKEEVRKSGRTKFKGFEVANSTYQVKSFECDHCPNMCEVVEFFRDGNMVARWGDKCGRWSNIEVKNTKLA, encoded by the coding sequence ATGAAAAAATGTTATCTTGGAGTTGATATAGGTTCTGTCAGTACAAATGTAATTGTGATGGATGAAGATGAAAATATAGTGGATACCTTATATATTAGAACTCAAGGAAGACCTATTGATACCATTCAAAAGGGACTTTATACAATAAAAGAAAGAATAGGCAATGATATAAAAATTGAAGGAATAGGGACTACAGGAAGTGGAAGACAGCTAGGAGGAATTATGGTAGGAGCAGATGTGATTAAAAACGAAATCACAGCTCATGGTGTAGCTGCTCTTCATTTTGTACCTGATGTACAAACTATTTTAGAAATTGGAGGACAGGATTCTAAGATTATTCTTTTAAGAAATGGAATTTTGTATGATTTTGCTATGAATACAGTTTGTGCAGCGGGAACAGGTTCCTTTTTAGATCGACAAGCAGAGAGAATGGGGATTCCTATTGAAGAATTTGGAGATCTTGCATTAAAGTCAGAGGCAACAGTCAGAATTGCAGGAAGATGTGCTGTTTTTGCAGAATCAGATATGATTCATAAACAACAGATGGGTCACAATCAAGAAGATATTATTAATGGACTTTGTGAAGCTTTGGTAAGGAATTATTTAAATAACTTAGGAAAAGGAAAAGAAATTCAAGCTCCTATTATTTTTCAAGGGGGAGTAGCTGCCAATGTAGGGATTAAGAAAGCATTTGAAAAAATACTAGGACAAGAAGTGATTGTACCCCCATATGCAAGTGTAATGGGCGCTATTGGAGTAGCACTTTTAGCAAAGGAAGAAGTTAGAAAAAGTGGAAGAACAAAATTTAAAGGCTTTGAAGTGGCAAATAGTACTTATCAAGTAAAAAGCTTTGAATGTGATCATTGCCCAAATATGTGTGAGGTAGTAGAATTTTTTAGAGATGGAAATATGGTTGCTAGATGGGGAGATAAGTGTGGAAGATGGAGCAATATTGAGGTGAAGAATACAAAGTTGGCATAA